From a single Stomoxys calcitrans chromosome 4, idStoCalc2.1, whole genome shotgun sequence genomic region:
- the LOC106082905 gene encoding RNA polymerase II subunit A C-terminal domain phosphatase SSU72 — protein MSINSNLSIAVVCSSNMNRSMEAHNFLAKKGFYVRSFGVGQTVKLPGTAIDKPNIYEFGTSYDYIYNDLSSKDKQYYTQNGLLHMLDRNRRIKKCPERFQECKEKFDIIVTVEERVYDQVLEYMESIDVTDNRPVHIFNVDIEDNHEEALMGAFLIADMIIMMSKSSDLDNDIDELLQEFESRRNKTVLHSVLFY, from the exons ATGTCCATTAACAGCAATTTATCCATAGCCGTTGTATGCTCATCaaatatgaatcggtctatggagGCACACAATTTCCTAGCCAAGAAGGGCTTCTATGTACGGTCTTTTGGGGTTGGTCAGACTGTCAAATTGCCCGGAACAGCGATTGATAAACCTAATATCTATGAATTTGGCACCAGCTATGATTACATCTACAACGACCTGAGCAGCAAAGACAAACAATA CTACACACAGAACGGTTTGCTGCACATGTTGGATCGTAATCGCCGCATCAAAAAGTGTCCCGAACGTTTTCAAGAATGCAAAGAAAAATTTGATATAATTGTTACAGTTGAGGAACGTGTATACGATCAGGTTTTGGAGtatatggaatcaattgatGTAACTGATAACCGACCTGTACATATATTTAATGTTGATATCGAAGATAACCATGAAGAAGCATTGATGGGCGCGTTTCTTATTGCGGACATGATAATTATG ATGTCAAAATCAAGTGACTTGGATAATGATATAGACGAACTCCTGCAAGAATTTGAATCGAGGCGCAATAAAACCGTTTTACATTCGGTACTCTTCTACTGA
- the LOC106082912 gene encoding zinc finger matrin-type protein CG9776, whose translation MDDDLLLKQPNDRRLGENVSLPPGPPGAEFDVPEFETKNAPPKPPPLKEESTTAEKSSRRRSPSGSPPRKRRSVSRGRRSPSSPPHSRSRNRRSPSPRRNRFRDYSPDRRRYNRRSPDRRRYNNRGGKGRDRYRGRGRSSSRSISRSPTPPRRGGGSRWSPKKKPSSPSHPPPLTATAPPPPPYGVMPPQMYGDGYGTSASYNQYGVPPPQAGFVQPSDTYAGMQPQTSAFNAAYPPPGSWGVDAYGQQQWMPPPPTQIRQLPPPQQQQQQQQQQPAPQTQPPPQTQPPAVTSPAVAPPIAKEPIVVANASVPPPPTLSKSLHVLPDAAPGTVDPNPQHDAVAQEAENQRDELKKQRTSYLKKTAVLKKELKMLKEQRKDLHSGKAPASPTTKGFIDENEKLQNQIQKKLSTIENVIDMLTGIIGDENIDKDDEPADEGDADQLLKDAAASAKASSIVTATTQKLSEKKERATEKKKQSSSSSSESSSDSSSSSSDSSSSSDEDDAHRKKAEEDDDSSPERLKKKVIESMKNKEKEIVRKAEVKVPSKKERFNYVFYDPEMHWCQTCNIFPKTAKDYLNHLHSKEHMEREAIETPWHTDMITDQFPTYENAPTKRTPIRGLTFFVPATSWFCKLCSIWMGDLHCASTHLKSQLHASKYNTFLEENPHYEVNWLADRQKVLNEQKHNPLPQQITSVSTTAAERKKSKKDDEKAKKRKKKSDKKQKKKKKKSNKKRKKGDSDSSDSSSSDSTSSSDSEEPKKKKLPPIEIKDLDNPNPAGVSIRLSMRKQEAIKPDIAEVPRGAQPVKASLKEAPLAPMGGKWTVVQEGVKLNSKNEDQEDDGIIQEWNTVQPVISESEKKLLEQLKGKLKNKTGTEQIPAKAGNSANNTTALNAARTEVEKENRSRDRFDRRDNRNSRDNRDRRTARRSMSRSPTRSRSRGRDYRRHMRRSRSHSRGRGGWRGRRRNDRSRSRSVRRRSRSYDRRRRTRSRTRSPSRGRVEKPVVRQPEFRPRVPEKDKEKEKKAAESKEKKEKQKTKPPAAVSTNSKVKLPFIGKMPVFKKQASGQQSETDKRPDEQQLAGAGYMYSMDAKSYTAMTRPPAPTAAQIQMAMMEDAYGNAPPFHPDAGMMVDYDDLMPDPVQFVNIMGQVPPPPPPADSDDKDMLPPGIDEEESEEFKPVVEVPPPPPPGKGDLPQDLEEALNIIFPGEKKADEGDEEKSKVSKGETQIINDEPKFQPEELAKDGIHLVTLEETSQLGMDEASQMSMNEPLIFNRPATNNAQSVPTPNIVAANMEIEDSDSYNNIIENKQASPQLLALSEVNEIEIEMPPNFENEISINTTDLASDKDLHHNMTNDTQQTGQSEIIVEEKHIPIPETVPTPESISTIAESKQHTIEADTEPLPKEVANDIEITTEIDLADIPQPPPSPTESEKNRRQEELDDLAMLGIDADDMAAQCI comes from the exons ATGGACGATGACTTATTGCTAAAGCAGCCAAATGACCGACGTTTAGGGGAAAATGTGTCTCTACCGCCTGGTCCTCCTGGTGCGGAGTTTGATGTGCCTGAATTTG AAACGAAAAATGCTCCACCCAAACCACCACCCCTTAAAGAAGAAAGCACTACTGCTGAAAAATCAAGCAGACGCCGGTCGCCTTCTGGCAGTCCACCACGAAAACGTAGATCTGTTTCACGTGGTCGACGTTCACCATCGTCTCCACCACACAGCCGCAGTAGAAACCGTCGTTCACCATCTCCACGACGTAATCGTTTTAGGGATTATTCGCCAGATAGACGTCGCTATAATCGTCGTTCACCGGATCGTCGTCGTTATAACAATAGGGGTGGAAAGGGACGTGATCGCTATAGAGGACGGGGCAGAAGTTCCAGTCGTTCGATAAGTCGTAGCCCCACACCACCTAGAAGGGGGGGTGGAAGTCGTTGGTCGCCCAAAAAGAAGCCAAGCTCGCCGTCTCATCCACCCCCACTAACTGCAACAGCTCCACCACCTCCACCCTATGGAGTAATGCCACCACAAATGTATGGCGATGGCTATGGAACATCAGCAAGCTATAACCAATATGGAGTACCACCACCACAAGCAGGTTTTGTACAACCCAGTGATACATATGCTGGCATGCAGCCTCAAACATCAGCATTCAATGCGGCTTATCCGCCACCGGGATCATGGGGTGTAG ACGCTTATGGCCAACAACAATGGatgccaccaccaccaacacaaATACGACAATTACCGCCAccccaacagcaacaacaacaacaacaacaacagccagcTCCCCAAACGCAACCGCCACCGCAGACGCAACCTCCAGCCGTCACCTCACCAGCTGTGGCTCCACCCATTGCAAAAGAACCGATTGTGGTTGCAAATGCAAGTGTGCCACCACCACCGACCTTGTCAAAATCGCTTCATGTATTACCAGACGCTGCACCCGGCACTGTGGATCCCAATCCTCAACATGATG CTGTTGCCCAGGAAGCCGAAAATCAGCGTGATGAGCTTAAAAAGCAACGCACCAGCTACTTGAAAAAGACCGCAGTTTTGAAAAAGGAATTGAAAATGTTGAAGGAGCAACGCAAAGATTTGCATTCGGGCAAGGCTCCTGCATCGCCCACCACCAAGGGATTCAtcgatgaaaatgaaaaattgcag AATCAAATCCAAAAGAAACTAAGCACCATTGAGAATGTTATTGATATGCTAACTGGCATAATAGGTGATGAGAATATCGACAAGGACGATGAGCCCGCGGATGAAGGAGATGCTGACCAGCTCTTGAAGGATGCTGCTGCCTCGGCCAAAGCATCCTCAATAGTAACGGCTACCACACAAAAGCTATCGGAAAAAAAGGAACGAGCTACGGAGAAGAAGAAGCAAAGCTCTTCCTCATCATCAGAAAGTTCATCCGATTCATCATCTTCTTCGTCAGACTCCTCATCATCGTCGGATGAAGATGATGCCCATCGCAAAAAAGCTGAGGAAGACGATGATAGTTCTCCAGAACGCTTAAAAAAGAAAGTTATTGAATCGAtgaaaaacaaggaaaaagaaATTGTTCGCAAAGCAGAAGTCAAAGT GCCCTCGAAAAAGGAACGTTTCAATTATGTGTTCTATGATCCAGAAATGCATTGGTGTCAAACTTGTAATATTTTCCCAAAAACGGCAAAAGATTATCTCAATCACTTGCACTCGAAAGAGCATATGGAACGCGAAGCCATAGAGACCCCTTGGCACACAGATATGATAACCGAT CAATTTCCCACTTATGAGAATGCCCCAACGAAGAGAACACCCATAAGGGGTCTAACCTTCTTTGTGCCAGCTACCTCTTGGTTTTGCAAACTCTGCAGTATTTGGATGGGGGATTTGCATTGCGCCTCGACGCATCTAAAGTCTCAATTGCATGCCAGTAAATACAAT acatttttggaagaaaatcccCATTATGAAGTCAATTGGCTGGCCGATCGGCAGAAAGTTTTGAATGAACAAAAGCATAATCCATTGCCTCAGCAAATTACTTCGGTATCCACAACAGCTGCTGAACGTAAGAAATCTAAGAAGGATGATGAAAAGGCCAAGAAGCGCAAAAAGAAAAG TGACAAAAagcagaagaaaaagaaaaagaagtcTAACAAAAAACGCAAGAAGGGCGATTCTGATTCTAGTGATTCTTCATCCAGTGACTCAACATCTTCTTCGGACTCGGAAGAACCTAAGAAAAAGAAATTGCCTCCCATTGAAATTAAAGATTTAGACAATCCCAATCCTGCCGGTGTTTCCATACGCCTTTCAATGCGCAAACAAGAGGCTATTAAGCCAGATATTGCTGAAGTACCCCGCGGAGCGCAACCGGTGAAAGCGTCGCTCAAAGAGGCACCTTTAGCTCCCATGGGCGGCAAATGGACTGTGGTGCAAGAGGGTGTCAAACTTAACTCCAAAAATGAAGATCAGGAGGATGATGGCATCATACAAGAATGGAACACTGTACAACCTGTTATTAGCGAAAGTGAAAAGAAGTTATTAGAACAGCTAAAGGGCAAACTTAAAAATAAGACAGGCACTGAACAAATACCAGCCAAGGCCGGCAACAGTGCTAACAATACAACGGCTCTTAATGCAGCTCGCACTGAAGTGGAGAAAGAGAATCGCAGTAGGGATCGTTTCGATCGTCGCGATAATCGTAATTCCAGAGATAATCGGGATCGACGTACCGCCAGACGTTCCATGTCCCGAAGTCCCACTCGTAGTCGAAGCCGAGGTAGGGACTACCGCCGACATATGCGTCGTTCCAGATCGCATAGCAGAGGTCGTGGTGGCTGGCGTGGCAGAAGACGCAATGATCGCTCCCGCTCTCGTTCTGTGAGAAGACGTTCTCGCTCCTATGATAGGCGTAGACGCACCAGATCACGTACACGTTCTCCCAGTCGGGGTCGTGTTGAGAAACCCGTAGTGCGACAGCCAGAATTTAGGCCAAGAGTGCCGGAAAAAgataaagaaaaggaaaagaaGGCTGCTGAAAGTAAAgagaagaaagaaaaacaaaaaaccaaaccaCCAGCCGCAGTATCAACAAACAGCAAAGTGAAATTGCCATTTATAGGAAAAATGCCTGTATTCAAAAAACAGGCAAGTGGACAACAGAGTGAGACTGATAAGCGACCTGACGAACAGCAATTAGCCGGAGCAGGTTACATGTATTCCATGGATGCCAAATCTTACACGGCTATGACTAGGCCTCCTGCACCCACAGCGGCGCAAATACAAATGGCCATGATGGAAGATGCCTACGGCAATGCGCCACCATTCCATCCAGATGCTGGCATGATGGTTGACTATGATGATTTAATGCCAGATCCTGTACAATTTGTAAACATTATGGGGCAGGTTCCACCGCCGCCACCACCTGCAGACAGTGACGATAAGGATATGTTACCTCCCGGCATAGACGAAGAAGAATCGGAAGAGTTTAAGCCCGTAGTGGAGGtaccgccaccaccacctcctGGCAAGGGTGATCTACCTCAAGACCTAGAGGAGGCTTTGAACATTATATTCCCTGGTGAGAAGAAGGCCGATGAGGGAGACGAAGAAAAATCTAAAGTATCAAAGG GTGAAACCCAAATTATAAATGACGAACCCAAGTTTCAACCCGAAGAATTGGCCAAAGATGGCATACATTTGGTCACCTTAGAAGAAACTTCACAGTTGGGCATGGATGAAGCTTCACAAATGTCCATGAATGAACCTTTGATTTTCAATAGACCGGCTACAAACAATGCCCAAAGTGTACCAACTCCAAATATAGTTGCTGCAAACATGGAAATTGAGGATTCCGACTCATATAAtaacattattgaaaataaacaagCATCACCACAACTTTTAGCTTTGTCGGAGGTCAACGAAATAGAAATTGAAATGCCTCCCAatttcgaaaatgaaatttcgataaatACCACAGATCTTGCAAGTGATAAAGATTTGCACCATAATATGACAAATGACACACAACAAACTGGACAAAGTGAGATCATTGTAGAAGAAAAACACATACCCATACCAGAAACTGTACCTACACCGGAGAGTATATCCACCATAGCAGAAAGTAAACAGCATACAATTGAAGCTGATACAGAGCCCCTACCGAAAGAGGTGGCTAATGACATAGAAATCACAACTGAAATTGATCTCGCCGATATACCACAACCACCACCCTCGCCCACAGAAAGCGAGAAGAATCGACGTCAAGAAGAATTGGATGATTTGGCAATGCTTGGCATTGATGCCGATGATATGGCTGCTCAATGTATATGA
- the LOC106082921 gene encoding protein suppressor of sable has translation MSQLETEMLPKPHDDEEVADAVDEEEMEDGEIDDSDEEAKPDDDVVIIIKDSPTGDIQKIPQNSSPNNVNINANKTKLDIIPSLNEPAANVVAALAQQPLAQKSKKPQPTEDDYAINIEQAIANALKKKGIEPTMPKILEAKLQQQNEHSDESGPAAGQGQSKSSRRRKRKRQREEKEKEKEKERLEKRKRQEAVNDPLGPPPLGDEMDMDEFEMMNVRGGSPPPLPALPPPPPVHIYDDYDSRDESGSSYDSYDSNGEGSNGERRRRRKKESRRRKEKRAERHEKRSRRESLDEKHRNEPRKLELCKFYLMECCAKRDKCSYMHAEFPCKYYYLGMECTSKDDCKFSHGEPLSEELRNILLKHLETAPKEILGNFKRMSRENAINMITKRHEELCRKFNVQNVWSPINANSLPMSNNRRNNNNNNNNNNNSNKNNDHNQRQQQQQQQQQQQNSNNSSIPSLLDLVVNPPQNLDANKNAANSNSETKRKSRWADSSGSPSAAAAAGAVIQPPSKSAPSYLDLKNLTGILSNEHIDKLSQMGIVNLEQVNQLTFGQLNQIGLTIAEITEIQLNAMNMAKVTSSGALPPLKQNLIKNSVSGGNSSPKSQELGKTSNGDVDMRFLPEVTASTSSTAAMEGPDKDVTTSSNSNSSGVVMVDYSQYLKDSNLSFDKGDIYDDEKDDEQLVIDDGNLDTEEQAQKSSSLDLASQQLQTENNINTHQSYDNGFANKLQSTMSDIVKNFRNPFRSGGLYGSDAKLPEVRDTQRKTAARSPLNDDDPFYASSYTKRRYSRESRSRSRTPPGSQSNTPEASQSPEPFDRLRSDDVASSEKAKVVYERSTIYDFNNLSPEDEDRRATRLKTDKDMRFLPGSLLGESSTGDTDLRLPFQPMTNYTPATEIDGSITSHLPITYKVYIVDVPQPSYMDLRQHFKSDQTTDPRLRRILGLPELSPSRTSSALSRKVRKASNTSIASPSETEDASPRYYTPPSAEDKTRSSSSRSDPRTDARGADPRTSERASDPRSQSDPRAASDPRSSASDPRRNDPRSTGSESSSNAANPAGGQKQNIEIRNLLQKSEWYKNLNSKFKIMVNQQLALVSTELKKFHQDPSPNKIFDISFIVNNQTLQQILTNLGIFIDDNGEVAHLESDGDESRETSPQRQDMTGNAKTNITLPNLSQPPPNAAAAAQINHNNNPPPALDFLRAPPPNMVPQGPPPIALGPMFQRPPIQVSPFARPSLLGLPPSQGNPMNPFNNPINPMNVNINPNFLAGGPPMMGPFGVGGGGPGPNFGGGMQMQRNFNNNNQRNNRNQNKRRI, from the exons ATGTCACAGCTAGAAACAGAAATGTTGCCCAAACCACATGATGATGAAGAGGTTGCAGATGCTGTCGATGAAGAAGAAATGGAAGATGGTGAAATTGATGATAGCGATGAAGAAGCTAAACCCGATGATGATgtagttattattattaaagACTCACCGACTGGTGATATTCAAAAAATACCACAAAATTCCTCCCCCAACAATGTCAACATAAATGCTAACAAAACTAAACTAGACATAATTCCTTCACTTAATGAGCCAGCTGCAAATGTTGTGGCCGCGCTGGCGCAACAACCATTGGCACAGAAATCTAAAAAACCCCAACCAACAGAAGATGATTATGCCATTAACATTGAACAGGCCATTGCCAATGCCCTCAAGAAGAAGGGCATTGAGCCAACAATGCCAAAAATCTTAGAAGCCAAActtcaacaacaaaatgaacaCAGTGATGAATCTGGCCCTGCTGCAGGGCAGGGACAAAGTAAAAGTAGTCGCAGGCGCAAGCGTAAACGACAGCGAGAGGAAAAGGAAAAGGAGAAAGAAAAGGAACGTTTGGAGAAG CGTAAACGCCAGGAAGCCGTCAATGATCCTTTGGGTCCTCCCCCGCTTGGTGATGAAATGGACATGGACGAATTCGAAATGATGAATGTTCGTGGTGGTAGTCCACCTCCACTGCCAGCCCTACCTCCTCCGCCACCGGTACACATCTATGACGATTATGATTCACGCGATGAATCCGGCTCTTCCTATGACAGTTACGATAGCAATGGCGAAGGCAGCAATGGAGAACGCCGAAGACGTCGTAAGAAGGAATCGCGTAGACGCAAAGAAAAACGTGCTGAAAGACATGAGAAACGTTCTCGCCGTGAATCTTTGGATGAGAAGCATCGCAATGAGCCCCGCAAACTGGAATTGTGTAAATTCTATCTTATGGAGTGCTGTGCCAAGCGGGATAAATGCTCGTACATGCATGCTGAATTCccttgtaaatattattatctGGGCATGGAATGCACCTCCAAAGATGATTGTAAATTTTCCCATGGCGAGCCGTTATCCGAAGAATTGCGTAACATTTTGTTAAAGCATTTGGAGACGGCTCCCAAGGAAATATTGGGAAACTTCAAGCGTATGTCACGTGAGAATGCCATTAATATGATAACTAAGCGGCATGAGGAGTTATGCAGAAAATTTAATGTTCAAAATGTATGGTCACCCATAAATGCCAATAGCTTGCCCATGTCCAATAATCGCcgtaacaataacaacaataataataacaataacaacagtaATAAAAATAATGACCATAATcaacggcaacaacaacaacaacaacaacaacaacagcaaaattcCAATAATTCCTCAATTCCTTCTTTATTGGACTTGGTGGTGAATCCTCCGCAAAATTTGGATGCCAACAAAAATGCAGCAAATAGCAACAGCGAAACTAAACGCAAATCTCGTTGGGCTGACAGCAGCGGCAGTCcttcggcagcagcagcagctggaGCTGTTATACAACCACCATCCAAATCGGCCCCAAGCTATTTGGATTTGAAAAACCTAACCGGTATTTTAAGCAATGAGCACATCGATAAGCTTTCGCAAATGGGCATTGTCAATTTGGAGCAGGTTAATCAATTGACATTCGGGCAGCTGAATCAAATTGGTTTGACCATTGCTGAAATCACTGAGATTCAATTGAATGCCATGAATATGGCAAAAGTCACAAGTAGTGGAGCATTGCCACCATTAAAGCAAAACCTAATCAAGAACTCAGTGAGTGGAGGAAACTCTTCGCCTAAGTCTCAGGAACTTGG CAAAACTTCTAATGGGGATGTGGATATGCGATTCCTGCCTGAGGTTACAGCCAGCACTTCCTCAACTGCTGCTATGGAGGGCCCTGATAAGGATGTTACCACCTCATCAAATTCCAACAGCAGTGGTGTGGTCATGGTTGACTACTCTCAATATCTAAAAGACTCTAATCTCTCCTTTGATAAAGGAGATATTT ATGATGACGAAAAAGACGATGAGCAGCTGGTCATAGACGATGGTAATCTAGACACTGAAGAACAAGCGCAAAAATCTTCCAGCCTTGATTTGGCCTCACAGCAACTACAGACTGAAAAT AACATCAATACTCATCAATCATATGATAATGGTTTTGCCAACAAACTCCAAAGCACCATGTCCGATATAGTAAAGAACTTCCGCAACCCCTTTAGATCTGGGGGTTTATATGGCTCCGATGCCAAATTGCCTGAAGTGCGAGATACTCAGCGCAAAACCGCCGCCCGTTCCCCTCTAAATGATGATGATCCGTTTTATGCTTCCAGCTACACTAAGCGAAGATATTCGCGTGAGAGTAGATCTCGTTCACGCACTCCTCCCGGCTCACAATCGAATACCCCTGAGGCCTCACAATCCCCTGAACCCTTTGACAGACTGAGATCAGATGATGTGGCATCAAgcgaaaaggcaaaagttgttTATGAAAGATCTACCATATATGATTTTAACAACCTTAGCCCAGAGGATGAAGATCGCAGGGCGACTAGACTGAAAACCGATAAGGATATGCGTTTTTTGCCTGGTTCACTGCTGGGCGAGTCGTCCACCGGCGATACGGACCTGCGTTTGCCCTTTCAGCCAATGACCAACTATACACCGGCCACTGAAATCGATGGTTCCATAACATCGCATCTGCCCATAACCTATAAGGTATACATTGTGGATGTGCCCCAGCCCAGCTATATGGATTTGAGGCAACATTTTAAATCCGATCAAACCACAGATCCAAGACTGAGAAGAATATTAGGCTTGCCAGAATTGTCGCCTTCCCGCACATCATCGGCATTAAGCCGAAAAGTAAGAAAAGCCAGCAATACCAGCATAGCATCACCCTCGGAGACCGAAGATGCTTCACCTCGTTATTATACACCACCCTCGGCGGAGGATAAAACAAGAAGTTCCTCATCAAGAAGTGATCCCAGAACAGATGCGCGAGGTGCCGATCCACGGACATCGGAAAGAGCCAGTGATCCTAGGTCGCAAAGCGATCCACGCGCTGCATCGGACCCACGCTCTTCAGCGTCGGATCCCCGGCGAAATGATCCACGTTCTACTGGGTCAGAGAGCAGCTCGAATGCCGCCAACCCTGCTGGAGGTCAAAAGCAAAATATCGAAATACgcaatttattgcaaaagtccgaGTGGTACAAAAATCTTAATTCAAAATTCAAGATAATGGTTAACCAACAGCTGGCCTTGGTTTCGACAGAGCTAAAAAAATTCCATCAAGATCCATCGCCCAACAAAATTTTCGACATATCATTTATTGTCAATAATCAGACATTGCAGCAGATCTTAACCAACTTGGGCATTTTTATAGACGACAACGGCGAAGTGGCCCATCTGGAAAGTGATGGTGATGAGAGTCGAGAGACCTCACCCCAACGTCAGGATATGACAGGTAATGCTAAAACGAATATAACATTGCCAAATCTGTCACAGCCCCCGCccaatgctgctgctgctgcacaaATAAATCATAATAACAACCCGCCGCCTGCCTTGGATTTCCTAAGAGCTCCACCACCCAATATGGTGCCTCAGGGTCCCCCACCCATAGCCTTGGGACCCATGTTCCAAAGGCCCCCCATACAGGTGTCACCATTTGCTCGCCCCAGCCTCTTGGGTCTGCCCCCCAGCCAGGGCAACCCCATGAATCCATTTAACAATCCCATAAACCCCATGAATGTGAATATAAATCCCAATTTTCTTGCCGGCGGCCCGCCAATGATGGGACCCTTCGGTGTGGGAGGCGGGGGACCAGGGCCAAACTTTGGCGGCGGCATGCAAATGCAGCGTAATTTCAATAACAACAATCAACGCAACAATCGCAATCAAAATAAAAGGAGAATATAG